The Anas platyrhynchos isolate ZD024472 breed Pekin duck chromosome 3, IASCAAS_PekinDuck_T2T, whole genome shotgun sequence genome includes a window with the following:
- the PRDM1 gene encoding PR domain zinc finger protein 1 isoform X3: MEKIYSSGELHHFIDGFNEDKSNWMRYVNPGYSVQEQNLAACQNGMNIYFYTIKPIPANQELLVWYCRDFAERLHYPSSRELTMMNLTQTHVNPKQHSADKDELYQKSVPKKEHSVKEILKMESNPPKGKDFFQTNISPVTPEKDLDDLRKNYSPERCFFPRVVYPIRPHIPEDYLKASLAYGMDRPSYVTHSPIQSSTTPSPSGRSSPDQSLKSSSPHSSPGVTVSPLAPTSQEHRESYSYLNGSYGSEGLGSYPGYAPPSHLPSAFLPSYNPHYPKFLLPPFNMSCNNLSALNNINGINNFNLFPRMYPLYGNLLSGGSLSHHMLNPATLPSSLPSEGGRRLLQPDHPRDFLIPAPNSAFSITGAAASMKDKPCSPTSGSPTAGTAASSEHIMQPKPTSVVLAATGGEEAMNLIKSKRNVTGYKTLPYPLKKQNGKIKYECNVCSKTFGQLSNLKVHLRVHSGERPFKCQTCNKGFTQLAHLQKHYLVHTGEKPHECQVCHKRFSSTSNLKTHLRLHSGEKPYQCKLCPAKFTQFVHLKLHKRLHTRERPHKCIHCHKSYIHLCSLQVHLKGNCPVAPASGLSMEDLNRINEEIEKFDISDNADKLEEMEDNIDLTSVVEKDILTMLRREMEGANLKVSLQRNLGNGLISSGCNLYESSDMSIMKLPHGHPLPLLPVKVKQETVEPMDP, from the exons ATGGAAAAG ATCTATTCAAGTGGTGAGCTTCACCACTTCATTGATGGATTTAACGAGGACAAGAGCAACTGGATGCGTTATGTAAACCCCGGCTACTCCGTTCAGGAACAGAACTTGGCAGCCTGTCAGAATGGAATGAACATCTACTTCTACACTATCAAGCCCATCCCTGCCAACCAAGAGCTGCTTGTGTGGTATTGCCGAGACTTTGCAGAGAGGCTGCACTATCCCTCCTCCAGAGAGCTGACAATGATGAACCTCA CACAAACACACGTTAATCCAAAGCAGCACAGTGCTGATAAAGATGAACTCTATCAGAAAAGCGTCCCAAAGAAGGAGCACAGCGTGAAAGAAATCCTGAAAATGGAATCCAATCCTCCAAAAGGAAAAGACTTCTTCCAGACCAACATTTCACCAGTTACTCCAGAAAAAGACTTGGATGACTTGCGTAAGAACTATAGCCCAGAGAGGTGTTTCTTCCCTCGAGTTGTCTACCCAATCCGACCTCACATTCCAGAAGACTATCTGAAAGCTTCCTTAGCGTATGGGATGGACAGACCCAGCTACGTTACTCACTCACCCATCCAGTCATCTACTACACCAAGTCCTTCTGGGAGGAGCAGCCCAGACCAAAGTTTAAAAAGTTCAAGCCCTCACAGCAGTCCAGGGGTCACAGTCTCACCTCTGGCACCTACGTCCCAGGAGCACAGAGAGTCGTACTCTTACTTGAATGGATCCTACGGCTCAGAGGGATTGGGGTCTTATCCTGGATACGCACCCCCTAGCCACCTCCCATCTGCCTTTCTACCATCCTATAACCCCCACTACCCCAAATTTCTGTTACCTCCATTCAATATGAGCTGTAATAACCTGAGCGCTTTGAACAATATCAATGGCATCAACAATTTCAATCTCTTCCCGCGGATGTATCCTCTCTATGGCAACCTACTCAGCGGAGGTAGCCTTTCCCACCACATGTTGAACCCTGCCACGCTCCCCAGTTCACTGCCCAGCGAAGGAGGCCGTCGTTTGCTGCAGCCTGATCATCCGAGAGACTTCCTCATACCAGCACCTAACAGTGCCTTCTCTATCACGGGAGCTGCTGCTAGCATGAAGGACAAGCCGTGCAGCCCCACCAGCGGGTCACCCACAGCTGGTACAGCAGCCAGTTCGGAACACATAATGCAACCTAAACCTACCTCAGTGGTGTTGGCCGCCACCGGCGGTGAAGAAGCCATGAATCTCATTAAAAGTAAGAGGAATGTGACTGGTTACAAAACCCTCCCATACCCACTGAAGAAGCAGAACGGGAAGATCAAGTACGAATGCAACGTTTGCTCCAAGACCTTTggccagctctccaatctgaaG GTGCACCTCCGAGTACACAGCGGAGAGAGACCATTTAAATGCCAGACCTGCAATAAGGGCTTCACCCAGCTGGCTCACCTCCAGAAGCACTATCTGGTACACACAGGAGAAAAACCTCACGAGTGTCAG GTTTGTCACAAGCGGTTCAGCAGCACCAGCAATCTCAAAACCCACCTGCGGCTCCACTCTGGAGAGAAGCCTTACCAGTGCAAGCTGTGCCCAGCCAAATTCACCCAGTTTGTGCACCTGAAGCTGCACAAGCGTCTCCACACCCGGGAACGTCCCCATAAATGCATCCACTGCCACAAGAGCTACATTCACCTCTGCAGCCTCCAGGTCCATCTGAAAGGCAACTGCCCGGTTGCCCCTGCCTCCGGCCTCTCGATGGAGGACCTGAATCGAATCAACGAGGAAATCGAGAAGTTCGACATCAGTGACAATGCCGACAAGTTGGAAGAAATGGAGGACAATATCGACTTAACATCAGTTGTGGAGAAGGATATACTGACCATGCTCAGAAGGGAAATGGAAGGAGCTAATCTCAAAGTATCTTTACAGAGGAACCTGGGAAATGGACTTATCTCCTCAGGATGCAACCTTTACGAGTCTTCAGATATGTCAATTATGAAGTTGCCTCACGGTCACCCACTACCTCTGTTACCTGTAAAGGTCAAGCAAGAAACAGTTGAACCAATGGACCCTTAA
- the PRDM1 gene encoding PR domain zinc finger protein 1 isoform X2, producing MKMDMEDADMTLWTEADFEEKCTYIVNDHPWDPSADGGTLTQAEASLPRNLTFKYASNCKEVTGVISKEYIPKGTRFGPLVGEIYTSDTVPKNANRKYFWRIYSSGELHHFIDGFNEDKSNWMRYVNPGYSVQEQNLAACQNGMNIYFYTIKPIPANQELLVWYCRDFAERLHYPSSRELTMMNLTQTHVNPKQHSADKDELYQKSVPKKEHSVKEILKMESNPPKGKDFFQTNISPVTPEKDLDDLRKNYSPERCFFPRVVYPIRPHIPEDYLKASLAYGMDRPSYVTHSPIQSSTTPSPSGRSSPDQSLKSSSPHSSPGVTVSPLAPTSQEHRESYSYLNGSYGSEGLGSYPGYAPPSHLPSAFLPSYNPHYPKFLLPPFNMSCNNLSALNNINGINNFNLFPRMYPLYGNLLSGGSLSHHMLNPATLPSSLPSEGGRRLLQPDHPRDFLIPAPNSAFSITGAAASMKDKPCSPTSGSPTAGTAASSEHIMQPKPTSVVLAATGGEEAMNLIKSKRNVTGYKTLPYPLKKQNGKIKYECNVCSKTFGQLSNLKVHLRVHSGERPFKCQTCNKGFTQLAHLQKHYLVHTGEKPHECQVCHKRFSSTSNLKTHLRLHSGEKPYQCKLCPAKFTQFVHLKLHKRLHTRERPHKCIHCHKSYIHLCSLQVHLKGNCPVAPASGLSMEDLNRINEEIEKFDISDNADKLEEMEDNIDLTSVVEKDILTMLRREMEGANLKVSLQRNLGNGLISSGCNLYESSDMSIMKLPHGHPLPLLPVKVKQETVEPMDP from the exons GTCACTGGAGTTATAAGCAAAGAGTACATCCCAAAAGGAACGCGCTTTGGACCCCTGGTAGGAGAGATCTATACCAGCGATACGGTTCCCAAGAATGCGAACAGAAAATACTTTTGGCGG ATCTATTCAAGTGGTGAGCTTCACCACTTCATTGATGGATTTAACGAGGACAAGAGCAACTGGATGCGTTATGTAAACCCCGGCTACTCCGTTCAGGAACAGAACTTGGCAGCCTGTCAGAATGGAATGAACATCTACTTCTACACTATCAAGCCCATCCCTGCCAACCAAGAGCTGCTTGTGTGGTATTGCCGAGACTTTGCAGAGAGGCTGCACTATCCCTCCTCCAGAGAGCTGACAATGATGAACCTCA CACAAACACACGTTAATCCAAAGCAGCACAGTGCTGATAAAGATGAACTCTATCAGAAAAGCGTCCCAAAGAAGGAGCACAGCGTGAAAGAAATCCTGAAAATGGAATCCAATCCTCCAAAAGGAAAAGACTTCTTCCAGACCAACATTTCACCAGTTACTCCAGAAAAAGACTTGGATGACTTGCGTAAGAACTATAGCCCAGAGAGGTGTTTCTTCCCTCGAGTTGTCTACCCAATCCGACCTCACATTCCAGAAGACTATCTGAAAGCTTCCTTAGCGTATGGGATGGACAGACCCAGCTACGTTACTCACTCACCCATCCAGTCATCTACTACACCAAGTCCTTCTGGGAGGAGCAGCCCAGACCAAAGTTTAAAAAGTTCAAGCCCTCACAGCAGTCCAGGGGTCACAGTCTCACCTCTGGCACCTACGTCCCAGGAGCACAGAGAGTCGTACTCTTACTTGAATGGATCCTACGGCTCAGAGGGATTGGGGTCTTATCCTGGATACGCACCCCCTAGCCACCTCCCATCTGCCTTTCTACCATCCTATAACCCCCACTACCCCAAATTTCTGTTACCTCCATTCAATATGAGCTGTAATAACCTGAGCGCTTTGAACAATATCAATGGCATCAACAATTTCAATCTCTTCCCGCGGATGTATCCTCTCTATGGCAACCTACTCAGCGGAGGTAGCCTTTCCCACCACATGTTGAACCCTGCCACGCTCCCCAGTTCACTGCCCAGCGAAGGAGGCCGTCGTTTGCTGCAGCCTGATCATCCGAGAGACTTCCTCATACCAGCACCTAACAGTGCCTTCTCTATCACGGGAGCTGCTGCTAGCATGAAGGACAAGCCGTGCAGCCCCACCAGCGGGTCACCCACAGCTGGTACAGCAGCCAGTTCGGAACACATAATGCAACCTAAACCTACCTCAGTGGTGTTGGCCGCCACCGGCGGTGAAGAAGCCATGAATCTCATTAAAAGTAAGAGGAATGTGACTGGTTACAAAACCCTCCCATACCCACTGAAGAAGCAGAACGGGAAGATCAAGTACGAATGCAACGTTTGCTCCAAGACCTTTggccagctctccaatctgaaG GTGCACCTCCGAGTACACAGCGGAGAGAGACCATTTAAATGCCAGACCTGCAATAAGGGCTTCACCCAGCTGGCTCACCTCCAGAAGCACTATCTGGTACACACAGGAGAAAAACCTCACGAGTGTCAG GTTTGTCACAAGCGGTTCAGCAGCACCAGCAATCTCAAAACCCACCTGCGGCTCCACTCTGGAGAGAAGCCTTACCAGTGCAAGCTGTGCCCAGCCAAATTCACCCAGTTTGTGCACCTGAAGCTGCACAAGCGTCTCCACACCCGGGAACGTCCCCATAAATGCATCCACTGCCACAAGAGCTACATTCACCTCTGCAGCCTCCAGGTCCATCTGAAAGGCAACTGCCCGGTTGCCCCTGCCTCCGGCCTCTCGATGGAGGACCTGAATCGAATCAACGAGGAAATCGAGAAGTTCGACATCAGTGACAATGCCGACAAGTTGGAAGAAATGGAGGACAATATCGACTTAACATCAGTTGTGGAGAAGGATATACTGACCATGCTCAGAAGGGAAATGGAAGGAGCTAATCTCAAAGTATCTTTACAGAGGAACCTGGGAAATGGACTTATCTCCTCAGGATGCAACCTTTACGAGTCTTCAGATATGTCAATTATGAAGTTGCCTCACGGTCACCCACTACCTCTGTTACCTGTAAAGGTCAAGCAAGAAACAGTTGAACCAATGGACCCTTAA
- the PRDM1 gene encoding PR domain zinc finger protein 1 isoform X4, whose product MRYVNPGYSVQEQNLAACQNGMNIYFYTIKPIPANQELLVWYCRDFAERLHYPSSRELTMMNLTQTHVNPKQHSADKDELYQKSVPKKEHSVKEILKMESNPPKGKDFFQTNISPVTPEKDLDDLRKNYSPERCFFPRVVYPIRPHIPEDYLKASLAYGMDRPSYVTHSPIQSSTTPSPSGRSSPDQSLKSSSPHSSPGVTVSPLAPTSQEHRESYSYLNGSYGSEGLGSYPGYAPPSHLPSAFLPSYNPHYPKFLLPPFNMSCNNLSALNNINGINNFNLFPRMYPLYGNLLSGGSLSHHMLNPATLPSSLPSEGGRRLLQPDHPRDFLIPAPNSAFSITGAAASMKDKPCSPTSGSPTAGTAASSEHIMQPKPTSVVLAATGGEEAMNLIKSKRNVTGYKTLPYPLKKQNGKIKYECNVCSKTFGQLSNLKVHLRVHSGERPFKCQTCNKGFTQLAHLQKHYLVHTGEKPHECQVCHKRFSSTSNLKTHLRLHSGEKPYQCKLCPAKFTQFVHLKLHKRLHTRERPHKCIHCHKSYIHLCSLQVHLKGNCPVAPASGLSMEDLNRINEEIEKFDISDNADKLEEMEDNIDLTSVVEKDILTMLRREMEGANLKVSLQRNLGNGLISSGCNLYESSDMSIMKLPHGHPLPLLPVKVKQETVEPMDP is encoded by the exons ATGCGTTATGTAAACCCCGGCTACTCCGTTCAGGAACAGAACTTGGCAGCCTGTCAGAATGGAATGAACATCTACTTCTACACTATCAAGCCCATCCCTGCCAACCAAGAGCTGCTTGTGTGGTATTGCCGAGACTTTGCAGAGAGGCTGCACTATCCCTCCTCCAGAGAGCTGACAATGATGAACCTCA CACAAACACACGTTAATCCAAAGCAGCACAGTGCTGATAAAGATGAACTCTATCAGAAAAGCGTCCCAAAGAAGGAGCACAGCGTGAAAGAAATCCTGAAAATGGAATCCAATCCTCCAAAAGGAAAAGACTTCTTCCAGACCAACATTTCACCAGTTACTCCAGAAAAAGACTTGGATGACTTGCGTAAGAACTATAGCCCAGAGAGGTGTTTCTTCCCTCGAGTTGTCTACCCAATCCGACCTCACATTCCAGAAGACTATCTGAAAGCTTCCTTAGCGTATGGGATGGACAGACCCAGCTACGTTACTCACTCACCCATCCAGTCATCTACTACACCAAGTCCTTCTGGGAGGAGCAGCCCAGACCAAAGTTTAAAAAGTTCAAGCCCTCACAGCAGTCCAGGGGTCACAGTCTCACCTCTGGCACCTACGTCCCAGGAGCACAGAGAGTCGTACTCTTACTTGAATGGATCCTACGGCTCAGAGGGATTGGGGTCTTATCCTGGATACGCACCCCCTAGCCACCTCCCATCTGCCTTTCTACCATCCTATAACCCCCACTACCCCAAATTTCTGTTACCTCCATTCAATATGAGCTGTAATAACCTGAGCGCTTTGAACAATATCAATGGCATCAACAATTTCAATCTCTTCCCGCGGATGTATCCTCTCTATGGCAACCTACTCAGCGGAGGTAGCCTTTCCCACCACATGTTGAACCCTGCCACGCTCCCCAGTTCACTGCCCAGCGAAGGAGGCCGTCGTTTGCTGCAGCCTGATCATCCGAGAGACTTCCTCATACCAGCACCTAACAGTGCCTTCTCTATCACGGGAGCTGCTGCTAGCATGAAGGACAAGCCGTGCAGCCCCACCAGCGGGTCACCCACAGCTGGTACAGCAGCCAGTTCGGAACACATAATGCAACCTAAACCTACCTCAGTGGTGTTGGCCGCCACCGGCGGTGAAGAAGCCATGAATCTCATTAAAAGTAAGAGGAATGTGACTGGTTACAAAACCCTCCCATACCCACTGAAGAAGCAGAACGGGAAGATCAAGTACGAATGCAACGTTTGCTCCAAGACCTTTggccagctctccaatctgaaG GTGCACCTCCGAGTACACAGCGGAGAGAGACCATTTAAATGCCAGACCTGCAATAAGGGCTTCACCCAGCTGGCTCACCTCCAGAAGCACTATCTGGTACACACAGGAGAAAAACCTCACGAGTGTCAG GTTTGTCACAAGCGGTTCAGCAGCACCAGCAATCTCAAAACCCACCTGCGGCTCCACTCTGGAGAGAAGCCTTACCAGTGCAAGCTGTGCCCAGCCAAATTCACCCAGTTTGTGCACCTGAAGCTGCACAAGCGTCTCCACACCCGGGAACGTCCCCATAAATGCATCCACTGCCACAAGAGCTACATTCACCTCTGCAGCCTCCAGGTCCATCTGAAAGGCAACTGCCCGGTTGCCCCTGCCTCCGGCCTCTCGATGGAGGACCTGAATCGAATCAACGAGGAAATCGAGAAGTTCGACATCAGTGACAATGCCGACAAGTTGGAAGAAATGGAGGACAATATCGACTTAACATCAGTTGTGGAGAAGGATATACTGACCATGCTCAGAAGGGAAATGGAAGGAGCTAATCTCAAAGTATCTTTACAGAGGAACCTGGGAAATGGACTTATCTCCTCAGGATGCAACCTTTACGAGTCTTCAGATATGTCAATTATGAAGTTGCCTCACGGTCACCCACTACCTCTGTTACCTGTAAAGGTCAAGCAAGAAACAGTTGAACCAATGGACCCTTAA